From the Corynebacterium sp. P3-F1 genome, the window CGGCGACGCGGTGCAGCTCCTCGTCCGTGACGGAATCCGCCACCTCGAGCTCGAAGCGCTTACCTTGACGGACGTCGGCCACCCCGTTCACCCCGATGCGCCCCAGCGCACGGTGCACGGCCTGGCCTTGCGGATCCAGAATTTCAGCCTTGGGCATGACATTGACAACGACTCGTGCCATGAGAATCCTTCACAATTTGGGGTCTGAAGACGCGGTTCAGTATATCCGACACCCTGACCATTCCACTTTTTCCGGGCGATCCCATCACGACCCATTAAAAACAGTTTTCATTACTGCTTAGATATTCCCCATGCGAAAAACCCTCACCTATCGTTCCGTCTTCGCCTTCGCCGCCCTTGCCCTCGTCGGCGCGAGCGTAACCGCCTGCTCCTCCGGGGAACCGGACTCCGCAGACCCCTCCGCCACCGGCCCCAACGGCGACAGCTCCGTCCTGGCCACCACCAGCGTCTGGGCCGACGTCACGGCAGCCGTCACCGGCGCACAGGTGGAGGCGATCATCTCCGGTACCGACATCGATCCGCATCACTTCGAGCCTTCCGCCAAAGACCTCGCCCGCGTCCGCGAGGCCGGCACCCTCGTCGCCAACGGCGGACCCTATGATGCAAGCCTCTACACAGTCGCCGAGCAAGATCGCATCATCAGCGCCATTCCCCTCGTGAACAAGGAAGAAGCCGAAGCGCATTCCCGCGAGCTTGATCACGCCCACGGCAACGGGGAGAACCACGGCCACAGCCACAGCCACGACAGCACCCCCGGTAACCCAGACGACCTTGAGCACGCGTGGTTTTCCACCGAGAAAATCAAGCAGGTCGCATCCGCACTGAAAGAGAAGGTCGGCGGTTCGACTGAAGACGTGGACACACGCATGGACGCAGTGAACCAGAAACTCGCCGAGCTGCCGCACACGCACGTGGCCATGACTGAGCCCATCGCCGCCCCCCTGGTGTGGGGCACCGAACTGCACGACATCACGCCCGAGGGATATATGCGCTCCGCGCTCAACGAAGCCGATCCGTCGGTGCAGGATGTTGCCGCTTTCCTCGACGAGATCAAAGCGGGCCACGT encodes:
- the purS gene encoding phosphoribosylformylglycinamidine synthase subunit PurS, with amino-acid sequence MARVVVNVMPKAEILDPQGQAVHRALGRIGVNGVADVRQGKRFELEVADSVTDEELHRVAETLLTNTVIEDFVVVREGEGEA
- a CDS encoding metal ABC transporter solute-binding protein, Zn/Mn family, coding for MRKTLTYRSVFAFAALALVGASVTACSSGEPDSADPSATGPNGDSSVLATTSVWADVTAAVTGAQVEAIISGTDIDPHHFEPSAKDLARVREAGTLVANGGPYDASLYTVAEQDRIISAIPLVNKEEAEAHSRELDHAHGNGENHGHSHSHDSTPGNPDDLEHAWFSTEKIKQVASALKEKVGGSTEDVDTRMDAVNQKLAELPHTHVAMTEPIAAPLVWGTELHDITPEGYMRSALNEADPSVQDVAAFLDEIKAGHVDILIANPQSTNSATEQLTNAARENNVAIVEMRETPPEGVNFLDYFDQVVDQLVDAVSSLPQDGNDDTHDHGDPHNDEEHAA